The following are encoded in a window of Methylicorpusculum oleiharenae genomic DNA:
- a CDS encoding flavodoxin has translation MAKVGVIFGTDTGSTRRVAKTIAKCIGSQADKPVNIRNAGVENLLAYDVLILGTPTYGEGELPGKSTGNQTESWEEFLPRLKGHSFEGKKVALYGLGNQKSYSSNFASALRDIYDAFTECGAEIIGDGWEAAGYKFKFSKAIIDDQFVGLVLDEENQKELTEERIDLWLKGIDQAWS, from the coding sequence ATGGCGAAAGTAGGTGTGATTTTTGGAACTGATACGGGCTCAACGCGGCGTGTTGCCAAGACGATTGCAAAATGCATAGGCTCTCAAGCCGATAAACCCGTCAATATTCGTAATGCCGGTGTTGAGAACTTGCTTGCTTATGATGTGTTGATTTTGGGCACGCCGACTTATGGCGAAGGCGAATTGCCGGGTAAATCGACGGGTAATCAGACGGAAAGCTGGGAAGAGTTTTTGCCCAGATTGAAAGGCCATTCGTTCGAGGGTAAAAAAGTAGCCTTGTATGGTTTGGGAAACCAAAAATCATACAGCAGCAATTTCGCCAGCGCTTTACGGGATATATACGATGCATTTACTGAATGCGGGGCTGAAATTATCGGTGACGGATGGGAGGCTGCTGGCTACAAATTTAAATTTTCCAAGGCGATAATTGATGATCAATTTGTCGGTCTCGTTTTGGATGAAGAGAATCAAAAAGAACTGACAGAAGAACGCATAGACTTATGGTTGAAAGGGATAGATCAAGCCTGGAGTTGA
- the grxD gene encoding Grx4 family monothiol glutaredoxin produces the protein MTTEEKIRKQLADNPIILYMKGIPSAPQCGFSGKAVGILNASAIPFAFVNILEAPFIREKLPKLSKWPTFPQLFVKGELVGGCDIVEAMDSDGSLLPLLKSAIVEGQQQAVDTQVITHAEVEQLVKNGFPDATVLIEGEGCNLSITVISQQFQALPLVKKQQGVMAVLTEPLASGRLHAVTLKTYTPEEWGNLDKTSVPGLLQIQL, from the coding sequence ATGACCACCGAAGAAAAAATCCGCAAGCAACTCGCCGACAATCCGATCATTTTATATATGAAAGGTATTCCTTCCGCTCCACAATGCGGTTTTTCCGGCAAAGCAGTCGGTATTCTTAATGCCAGTGCAATCCCGTTTGCCTTTGTCAACATCTTGGAAGCACCTTTTATTCGCGAAAAATTGCCCAAGTTATCAAAGTGGCCAACTTTTCCTCAATTGTTTGTCAAGGGCGAGTTAGTCGGCGGCTGCGATATTGTTGAAGCGATGGACAGTGATGGCAGCTTGTTGCCCTTGCTAAAAAGTGCGATTGTTGAAGGTCAGCAACAAGCGGTTGATACTCAAGTAATAACGCATGCTGAAGTTGAACAATTGGTTAAAAACGGCTTTCCTGATGCGACCGTCCTGATTGAAGGCGAGGGGTGTAATTTGTCGATTACGGTGATTAGTCAGCAATTTCAGGCCTTACCACTGGTAAAGAAGCAGCAAGGCGTGATGGCTGTGCTGACTGAACCCTTGGCATCCGGTCGATTGCATGCGGTGACATTGAAAACCTATACACCGGAAGAATGGGGGAATTTAGATAAGACGTCTGTTCCGGGATTACTACAAATTCAACTTTAA
- a CDS encoding PDDEXK nuclease domain-containing protein: MSDQINPVSLIDTPTGYTDWLTELKTRIHSAQQRAALSVNRELILLYWQIGRDILERQAQQGWGAKVIERLAHDLRTTFPDMKGFSRANLMYMRAFAEAWPDAAIVQQLVGQLPWGHNLVLLSKLKEVGSRKRYAERAIEYGWSRNVLNIHIETRLLEREGNAVTNFEANLPKPHSDLARESLKDPYLFDFLDIGQEADEREIENALVKHITRFLIELGAGFAFVGRQYHLEVGGDDFFIDLLFYHLKLRCYVVVELKTGAFKPEHAGQLSFYLTAVDAQLKAEFDQPTIGLLLCKTQNRVVAEYALRDTNKPIGVAEYQLVEALPTELQTSLPSIEKIEQELGDLS; this comes from the coding sequence ATGAGCGATCAAATCAACCCGGTGTCACTTATCGACACGCCCACCGGCTACACCGACTGGCTAACCGAACTCAAAACCCGCATTCATTCCGCACAACAACGCGCGGCCTTATCCGTCAACCGTGAATTGATTCTGCTGTATTGGCAGATCGGTCGGGACATTCTGGAAAGGCAAGCGCAACAAGGCTGGGGTGCCAAGGTTATCGAGCGATTGGCTCACGATTTGCGCACCACATTTCCGGATATGAAGGGTTTTTCCCGCGCTAACTTGATGTATATGAGGGCTTTTGCCGAAGCCTGGCCTGATGCCGCAATTGTCCAACAGCTTGTTGGACAATTGCCATGGGGACACAACTTGGTGCTACTCAGCAAATTGAAAGAGGTGGGTAGCCGCAAACGCTATGCCGAAAGGGCTATTGAATACGGTTGGTCGCGCAATGTGCTGAATATCCACATCGAAACCCGTTTGCTGGAACGGGAAGGCAACGCGGTCACTAATTTCGAAGCCAATCTGCCAAAGCCGCATTCGGATTTGGCCCGCGAATCCTTGAAAGACCCTTATTTGTTCGATTTTCTCGACATTGGCCAAGAGGCCGACGAGCGGGAAATTGAAAACGCGCTGGTTAAGCATATCACCCGTTTTTTGATCGAACTCGGCGCAGGCTTTGCTTTCGTCGGCCGGCAATACCATCTGGAAGTTGGCGGCGACGACTTTTTTATCGACCTGTTGTTTTACCACCTGAAGTTGCGTTGCTATGTGGTGGTGGAACTCAAGACCGGAGCTTTCAAGCCGGAACACGCCGGACAATTGAGTTTTTACCTGACGGCCGTAGACGCGCAACTCAAAGCCGAGTTCGACCAGCCAACTATCGGCCTATTGTTGTGCAAGACACAAAACCGGGTCGTGGCCGAATATGCTTTGCGCGATACCAACAAGCCGATCGGCGTGGCTGAGTACCAATTGGTCGAAGCCCTGCCGACCGAATTGCAAACCAGTTTGCCCAGTATAGAGAAAATTGAACAGGAGCTGGGTGATTTGTCCTGA